The DNA region TCCCGAGATCGGCACTTGAAAACCTTTGCCGCGTTTTTTGAAGCTCCACGAACTGCGCTCCCCGATGCAGTTGTGATGAATCAAATCCGCCGGCTCATTCAGTTCCGGCGCGGAGGCGAGATAACTTTTGGTACAAACAATGTATTCAAAACGCGAAGCGATTCTTTGCGCCAGCAACGATGAGTTTTCCAAGTGCCCGATACGAATAGCCACATCGAATTTTTCCTCAATCAAATCCACAATGCGGGTTGAGAAATTCAACTCCACCTTAAGCTCGGGATAGCGCTTGGCCATCTCCACCACAACAGGCGCGATATAGTCCTCGCCAAACACCCCTGCCAGAGTCACGCGCAAGCTGCCCCGCGGAGTATCAGACAAATCCAGGATTTCCTGTCTGGCCAGATCCAGATTCTTCAATGACTCACGGCAGGTTTGCAAATAACGCTCACCCATGTGCGTGAGTTGAACTTTTCGGGTGGAGCGGACGAAAAGCGCAATTCCCAGATCGCTTTCAAGCTGTCGGATGTTTTTGCTAATATGAGACTTGGATACATCCAGAACCTCGGCGGCTTTTGAAAAGCTTCCGGATTCGGCAACTTTGACAAAGGCAATGATTCCCTGGAGCGACTTTATTGTTTCCATGCAGAAACAGTATTGTTCCTTTCACTGGCTAGTCAAGTAAGTGCTATGTTCATATAATTTCTCTCATCATTTAATTCACAAGTTAAGGAGTCATCGTGAAGATCAAAGCCGCAGTCGCATGGAAAGCCGGAGCCCCACTTTCAATTGAAGAAGTGGACCTGCAAGGACCTAAAAAAGGGGAAGTTCTGGTTAAAGTTGTCGCAACCGGCGTTTGCCATACTGACGCCTTCACATTGTCAGGCGCGGATCCAGAGGGACTATTCCCCGTGATCCTGGGTCATGAAGGCGGCGGGATCGTTGAGGAAGTCGGCGAAGGTGTCACTACTCTAAAAAAAGGCGATCATGTTATTCCTCTTTACACTCCGGAATGCAAAGAGTGTAAGTTCTGTCTGTCCGGAAAAACCAATTTGTGTGTGCGCATTCGCGCCACTCAAGGAAAGGGTCTGATGCCGGATGGCACTTCCCGTTTCTCCAAAGATGGAAAAATGATTCATCACTACATGGGTTGTTCAACATTTGCGGAATACACAGTTGTTCCAGAAATCGCTTTGGCTAAAGTAAATCCTGCAGCACCTTTGGAAAAAGTCTGTTTACTGGGTTGCGGAGTGACGACAGGAATTGGCGCCGTACTAAATACGGCCAAAGTTGAAAAAGGCGCGACAGTTGCGGTGTTCGGCTTGGGTGGTATCGGTTTATCCGTCATTCAAGGTGCAAAAATGGCCGGCGCTTCCCGTATTATCGCCATCGACATCAATGATGCTAAACGCGAAATGGCTGAAAAATTCGGCGCCACTGATTTCGTGAATCCCAAAAATCATGACAAACCCATCCAACAGGTGATCGTAGAGA from Bdellovibrio sp. GT3 includes:
- a CDS encoding LysR family transcriptional regulator, whose translation is METIKSLQGIIAFVKVAESGSFSKAAEVLDVSKSHISKNIRQLESDLGIALFVRSTRKVQLTHMGERYLQTCRESLKNLDLARQEILDLSDTPRGSLRVTLAGVFGEDYIAPVVVEMAKRYPELKVELNFSTRIVDLIEEKFDVAIRIGHLENSSLLAQRIASRFEYIVCTKSYLASAPELNEPADLIHHNCIGERSSWSFKKRGKGFQVPISGNFKSNNPRVLHKAALAGLGIARLPGSYAFEDIKRGRLVSVLENYNEGKKDIWAVTPVRHKQNINVKLFIQEVKKHLADDFKHVLF
- a CDS encoding S-(hydroxymethyl)glutathione dehydrogenase/class III alcohol dehydrogenase; amino-acid sequence: MKIKAAVAWKAGAPLSIEEVDLQGPKKGEVLVKVVATGVCHTDAFTLSGADPEGLFPVILGHEGGGIVEEVGEGVTTLKKGDHVIPLYTPECKECKFCLSGKTNLCVRIRATQGKGLMPDGTSRFSKDGKMIHHYMGCSTFAEYTVVPEIALAKVNPAAPLEKVCLLGCGVTTGIGAVLNTAKVEKGATVAVFGLGGIGLSVIQGAKMAGASRIIAIDINDAKREMAEKFGATDFVNPKNHDKPIQQVIVEMTEWGVDYSFECVGNTSLMRAALECAHRGWGQSIIIGVAGAGQEISTRPFQLVTGRVWKGSAFGGVKGRTELPGYVDQYMSGEINIDDMVTFEMPLEDINKAFDYMHEGKSIRSVIKM